A single genomic interval of Agarivorans aestuarii harbors:
- the udk gene encoding uridine kinase, producing MQNQDHNIVVIGISGASASGKSLFSQTIVNDIRTELGDSCIVVINEDSYYKDQSHITPEQRKQTNYDHPKAMDHDLLVEHLKQLKGGEPIEQPQYSYKVNNRMAETRTVKPTKIIVLEGILLFTDPAIREQLDISIFVDTPLDICLARRIQRDVKERGRTLDSVLSQYHNTVRPMFLQFVEPSKQYADVIIPRGGKNRIAIDIINAKIRDLLASN from the coding sequence ATGCAAAATCAAGATCATAATATCGTAGTAATTGGGATCTCTGGAGCGTCTGCTTCAGGTAAAAGTTTGTTCTCTCAAACCATCGTTAACGATATTCGCACCGAGCTAGGTGATAGCTGCATCGTAGTAATTAATGAAGACAGCTATTACAAAGACCAAAGCCACATTACGCCAGAGCAACGCAAACAAACTAACTATGACCATCCCAAGGCTATGGATCATGATTTGTTAGTTGAGCACTTAAAACAACTAAAGGGTGGAGAGCCCATCGAGCAGCCTCAATACAGTTACAAAGTAAATAACCGTATGGCTGAAACAAGAACAGTGAAACCAACAAAAATCATTGTACTAGAGGGCATTTTACTTTTTACCGATCCAGCTATTCGAGAACAGTTGGACATCAGTATTTTTGTGGATACACCCTTAGATATTTGTTTAGCGCGAAGAATTCAGCGTGATGTAAAAGAGCGTGGCAGAACTTTAGATTCGGTATTGTCTCAATATCACAATACCGTTCGCCCTATGTTCCTTCAGTTTGTTGAGCCTTCTAAGCAATATGCCGATGTGATCATTCCACGCGGTGGGAAAAACCGCATTGCTATCGATATTATTAATGCCAAGATTCGCGACTTATTGGCTTCAAACTAA